From Kineosporia succinea, the proteins below share one genomic window:
- the rsgA gene encoding ribosome small subunit-dependent GTPase A, with product MGRHLAAVSPRRRGQDEESQIRFRPNPKGSRPRTKERPVHADAVTAQVVTVDRGRFGCLLGGFEATGDDLVVTAMKARELGRTAVVVGDRVGLVGDVSGAPGSLSRIVKVEPRSSLLRRSADDTDVVERVIVANADQLAIVTALADPVPRPRMVDRCLVAAYDAGLDPLLVLTKADLADPAEFTAQYAALEVPWLVSRRSSPEAFEGLEEIREKLAGRVTVLVGHSGVGKSTLVNALTGAERATGRVNDVTGRGRHTSTSAIALRLPGGGWVVDTPGVRSFGLGHVDPDRLVHAFPELEAGTDECPRGCTHDEPECGLDAWVADGHAGTSGAARLESFRRLLRAKAGQPDH from the coding sequence ATCGGACGGCACCTCGCAGCGGTGAGTCCCCGGCGAAGAGGGCAGGACGAGGAGTCGCAGATCCGGTTCCGGCCCAACCCCAAGGGCTCACGGCCGCGGACGAAGGAACGGCCCGTGCACGCGGACGCGGTGACGGCTCAGGTCGTCACCGTCGACCGCGGCCGGTTCGGCTGTCTGCTGGGCGGTTTCGAGGCGACCGGTGACGACCTGGTGGTCACCGCGATGAAGGCGCGCGAGCTGGGCCGTACCGCCGTGGTGGTGGGCGACCGGGTCGGGCTGGTCGGCGACGTCTCCGGTGCCCCCGGCTCGCTGTCGCGGATCGTGAAGGTCGAGCCGCGCAGCTCACTGCTGCGGCGCAGTGCCGACGACACCGACGTGGTCGAGCGGGTGATCGTGGCGAACGCCGACCAGCTGGCCATCGTCACCGCGCTGGCCGATCCGGTGCCGCGCCCGCGCATGGTCGACCGCTGCCTGGTCGCCGCCTACGACGCGGGGCTCGACCCGCTGCTGGTGCTGACCAAGGCCGACCTGGCCGACCCGGCGGAGTTCACGGCGCAGTACGCGGCGCTCGAGGTGCCCTGGCTGGTGTCGCGACGCTCGTCCCCCGAGGCCTTCGAGGGGCTCGAGGAGATCCGGGAGAAGCTGGCCGGGCGGGTCACGGTGCTGGTGGGGCACTCCGGCGTGGGCAAGTCGACGCTGGTGAACGCCCTGACCGGGGCCGAGCGGGCGACCGGGCGGGTCAACGACGTGACCGGCCGGGGCCGCCACACCTCCACCTCGGCGATCGCACTGCGCCTGCCCGGCGGCGGCTGGGTCGTGGACACGCCCGGGGTGCGGTCGTTCGGCCTGGGCCACGTCGATCCCGACCGGCTGGTGCACGCCTTCCCCGAGCTCGAGGCCGGCACCGACGAGTGCCCGCGGGGATGCACGCACGACGAGCCGGAGTGCGGTCTGGACGCGTGGGTGGCGGACGGGCACGCGGGGACGTCGGGGGCGGCCCGGCTGGAGTCGTTCCGGCGGTTGCTGCGGGCGAAGGCCGGGCAGCCGGACCACTGA
- a CDS encoding polynucleotide kinase-phosphatase: MSEHQLTVPATCLVVLVGVSGSGKSTFARAKFGPYEVISSDFCRGLVSNDENSQDATAAAFDVLNYIVGKRLEAGLLTVVDATNVQKDARASLLRVARDHDVLPVAIVLDTPKEVCLERNASRTDRDFGARVIHRQSESLHRSLRGLKREGFRRVHVLDSPEKAAEAVIVREPLLNDLRARTGPFDVIGDVHGCRAELETLLGKLGYGLILDPAGNPVDAVPPAGRTAVFVGDLVDRGPDSPGVLRLVMGMIDSGHALCVSGNHEHKLVRALAGRDVKLTHGLERTMAQLASETPEFRTTVAAFCEGLISHYVLDGGNLVVAHAGLKEAYHGRASGRVRSFALYGDTTGETDSYGLPVRYQWAKDYRGRATVLYGHTPTVTTEWINNTLCLDTGAVFGGSLTALRYPEREIVSVPAEQVWYEPAKPFVPSDPAKEPETAREPDVLTLADVSGKRSVQTRHHGRVTVSAENAAGALEVMSRWAVDPRWLLYLPPTMAPTPTSTRPGLLEHPAEAFAAYAKDGVPEVICEEKHMGSRAVVLVCRDASVAGSRFGFPDGQTGIVHTRTGRPFFSSVSDSEALLDRVRSALESTGIWNELDTGWVLLDAEILPWSLKADALIREQYAAVGAASRAALPPAVEALNAAAQRVPALLELRNRTWARRDAADAFGQAYRRYVWPSEGLDGVRVAPFQLLAAEGTTFHDRDHHWHLALADRLVEADPLFLTTRRMVLDPAAAGAVDLAVTWWEELVGEGGEGMVVKPLANLTRTKRGLVQPGLKVRGPEYLRIIYGPDYLLEENLARLKSRAVGRKRAAALREYALGLEGLERVAAGEPLWRVHEAVFSVLALESEPIDPRL; encoded by the coding sequence ATGAGCGAGCACCAGCTGACCGTTCCCGCCACCTGCCTGGTGGTGCTCGTGGGCGTCTCCGGATCGGGCAAGTCCACCTTCGCGCGGGCCAAGTTCGGCCCCTACGAGGTGATCTCGAGCGACTTCTGCCGAGGCCTGGTCTCGAACGACGAGAACTCGCAGGACGCCACGGCCGCCGCGTTCGACGTGCTGAACTACATCGTGGGCAAGCGCCTGGAGGCCGGGCTGCTCACCGTGGTGGACGCCACCAACGTGCAGAAGGACGCGCGGGCGAGCCTGCTGCGGGTGGCCCGCGACCACGACGTGCTCCCCGTGGCGATCGTGCTGGACACGCCGAAAGAGGTGTGTCTCGAGCGCAACGCGTCCCGCACCGACCGGGACTTCGGGGCGCGGGTGATCCACCGGCAGTCCGAGTCGCTGCACCGTTCGCTGAGGGGCCTCAAGCGTGAGGGCTTCCGCCGGGTGCACGTGCTCGACTCGCCGGAGAAGGCGGCCGAGGCCGTGATCGTGCGCGAGCCGCTTCTGAACGACCTGCGCGCGCGCACCGGCCCGTTCGACGTGATCGGCGACGTGCACGGCTGCCGTGCCGAGCTCGAGACCTTGCTCGGCAAGCTGGGTTACGGCCTGATCCTCGACCCGGCGGGCAACCCGGTCGACGCGGTGCCGCCGGCCGGGCGCACGGCCGTGTTCGTGGGTGACCTGGTCGACCGGGGCCCCGACTCCCCCGGTGTGTTGCGCCTGGTGATGGGCATGATCGACTCCGGCCACGCGCTGTGCGTCAGCGGCAACCACGAGCACAAGCTGGTGCGGGCCCTGGCCGGGCGCGACGTGAAGCTCACGCACGGGCTGGAGCGCACGATGGCCCAGCTGGCGTCGGAGACGCCGGAGTTCCGCACCACCGTGGCCGCGTTCTGCGAGGGCCTGATCTCGCACTACGTGCTCGACGGCGGCAACCTGGTCGTGGCCCACGCCGGGCTGAAAGAGGCCTACCACGGCCGGGCCTCGGGACGGGTGCGGAGTTTCGCGCTGTACGGCGACACCACCGGCGAGACCGACAGCTACGGCCTGCCGGTGCGCTACCAGTGGGCCAAGGACTACCGGGGCCGCGCGACGGTGCTCTACGGGCACACGCCGACCGTGACCACCGAGTGGATCAACAACACCCTCTGCCTCGACACCGGCGCGGTGTTCGGCGGGAGCCTGACGGCACTGCGGTACCCGGAGCGTGAGATCGTCAGCGTGCCGGCCGAGCAGGTCTGGTACGAGCCGGCCAAGCCGTTCGTGCCGTCCGACCCGGCGAAGGAACCCGAGACCGCGCGCGAGCCGGATGTTCTCACGCTCGCCGACGTCTCGGGCAAGCGCTCGGTGCAGACCCGTCACCACGGCCGGGTCACGGTCTCGGCCGAGAACGCGGCCGGGGCCCTCGAGGTGATGAGCCGCTGGGCCGTCGACCCGCGGTGGCTGCTGTACCTGCCGCCCACGATGGCCCCGACACCCACCAGCACCCGGCCCGGGCTGCTGGAGCACCCGGCCGAGGCGTTCGCCGCGTACGCGAAAGACGGCGTGCCCGAGGTGATCTGCGAAGAGAAGCACATGGGCTCGCGGGCCGTCGTGCTGGTCTGCCGCGACGCGTCGGTGGCCGGTTCGCGCTTCGGGTTCCCCGACGGGCAGACGGGAATCGTGCACACCCGCACCGGCCGTCCCTTCTTCTCGTCGGTCAGCGACTCGGAAGCCCTTCTCGACCGGGTGCGTTCGGCCCTGGAGAGCACCGGCATCTGGAACGAGCTCGACACCGGCTGGGTGCTGCTCGACGCCGAGATCCTGCCCTGGTCGCTGAAGGCCGACGCCCTGATCCGGGAGCAGTACGCGGCGGTGGGAGCAGCCTCCCGCGCAGCCCTGCCGCCGGCCGTCGAGGCCCTGAACGCCGCCGCGCAGCGGGTGCCGGCCCTGCTCGAGCTGCGCAACCGCACCTGGGCCCGGCGCGACGCCGCGGATGCGTTCGGGCAGGCCTACCGCCGTTACGTCTGGCCCTCCGAAGGACTGGACGGCGTGCGGGTGGCTCCCTTCCAGCTGCTCGCGGCCGAGGGCACGACCTTCCACGACCGTGACCACCACTGGCACCTGGCCCTGGCCGACCGCCTGGTGGAGGCCGACCCGCTGTTCCTCACCACCCGCCGGATGGTGCTCGACCCGGCCGCGGCCGGCGCCGTCGACCTGGCGGTGACCTGGTGGGAGGAGCTCGTCGGGGAGGGGGGCGAGGGCATGGTGGTGAAGCCCCTGGCCAACCTGACCCGTACCAAGCGAGGCCTGGTGCAGC
- a CDS encoding methyl-accepting chemotaxis protein encodes MSLLMTRARKAPQQASLLTALQDQTHPLRAALDSVHVNCFIADMNLTLVWANRLAFATLGELAPKIHASFGVSLHDLMGGSIHRFHKDPSRIERILAEPGALPRVAVFSFGGVTLRTMINAITDTDGQRLGYIVAWDNVTDRNARANATFAANEEVTSRLDHVSRTLAETAGDTSQQATNAAGATEQMNAAVREIARASSEATQQVQRTVDATAQNLQQLRELQSMSNEIGGILRIIEAVAGQTKMLALNATIEAARAGEAGKGFAVVADEVKQLAETTTASISDIENKIKDIQTAADGSAEATAGIDGLVDRIRESQETIAAAIEEQSATTESIAQTISVIAERARHTSSQAMEVQQAVTSVQEQAQVLRDIIDNS; translated from the coding sequence ATGAGTCTGTTGATGACGCGAGCCAGGAAGGCGCCGCAACAGGCGTCGCTCCTCACCGCCCTGCAGGACCAGACCCACCCGCTGCGCGCCGCACTCGACAGCGTGCACGTGAACTGCTTCATCGCCGACATGAACCTGACCCTGGTCTGGGCCAACCGGCTGGCCTTCGCGACGCTCGGCGAGCTCGCCCCGAAGATCCACGCCTCGTTCGGGGTGAGCCTGCACGACCTGATGGGCGGCTCGATCCACCGGTTCCACAAGGACCCCTCGCGAATCGAGCGCATCCTGGCTGAACCGGGTGCTCTGCCCCGGGTCGCGGTCTTCTCCTTCGGCGGGGTCACCCTGCGCACGATGATCAACGCCATCACGGACACCGACGGTCAACGCCTCGGCTACATCGTGGCCTGGGACAACGTGACCGATCGCAACGCGCGGGCGAACGCCACCTTCGCCGCGAACGAGGAGGTGACGTCGCGACTCGACCATGTCTCACGCACGCTGGCCGAGACCGCGGGTGACACCTCGCAGCAGGCGACCAACGCGGCCGGCGCCACCGAACAGATGAACGCGGCCGTCCGCGAGATCGCCCGGGCCTCCTCGGAGGCGACCCAGCAGGTGCAGCGAACCGTGGACGCCACCGCACAGAACCTGCAGCAGCTGCGCGAGCTGCAGAGCATGAGCAACGAGATCGGCGGGATCCTGCGCATCATCGAGGCGGTGGCCGGGCAGACCAAGATGCTGGCCCTGAACGCCACGATCGAGGCGGCCCGGGCCGGCGAGGCGGGCAAGGGCTTCGCGGTCGTGGCCGACGAGGTGAAGCAGCTGGCCGAGACCACCACGGCGAGCATCAGCGACATCGAGAACAAGATCAAGGACATCCAGACGGCCGCGGACGGCAGTGCCGAGGCCACGGCCGGAATCGACGGGCTGGTCGACCGGATCCGCGAGTCCCAGGAGACGATCGCCGCCGCCATCGAGGAGCAGTCCGCCACCACCGAGAGTATCGCTCAGACCATCTCGGTCATCGCCGAGCGTGCCCGGCACACCTCCAGTCAGGCGATGGAGGTCCAGCAGGCTGTCACTTCGGTTCAGGAACAGGCTCAGGTGCTCCGAGACATCATCGACAACTCCTGA
- a CDS encoding DUF2231 domain-containing protein — protein sequence MFDLFNGMPVHALVVHAVVVLLPLMSVVTVAFVARPRWRRELPWAVLGNLLAAAATYAAMESGEKLQARLSNPDFEPVAKDHGDIASLLIYFAIAQFVVSLIAWLLLRTRSDAPSTSAPKLATSLVLTLAVGVAAVAWTYRVGDSGAEAVWKDTIASTNQ from the coding sequence ATGTTCGATCTCTTCAACGGTATGCCGGTCCACGCGCTCGTCGTCCACGCCGTCGTCGTGCTGCTGCCGCTGATGTCGGTGGTCACGGTGGCCTTCGTCGCCCGTCCCCGCTGGCGGCGCGAACTTCCCTGGGCGGTGCTGGGAAACCTGCTCGCCGCCGCGGCCACCTACGCCGCCATGGAGTCGGGTGAGAAACTCCAGGCCCGTCTCAGCAATCCGGATTTCGAGCCGGTGGCCAAGGATCACGGCGACATCGCGTCACTTCTCATCTACTTCGCGATCGCGCAGTTCGTGGTGTCGCTCATCGCCTGGCTCCTGCTGCGCACCCGCTCCGACGCGCCGTCCACCTCGGCGCCGAAGCTCGCCACCTCGCTGGTGCTGACCCTGGCGGTCGGGGTCGCGGCCGTCGCCTGGACCTACCGGGTGGGGGACAGCGGCGCCGAGGCGGTCTGGAAGGACACGATCGCCTCGACGAACCAGTAG
- a CDS encoding 3' terminal RNA ribose 2'-O-methyltransferase Hen1 has protein sequence MFLTITSTSERTEAPATDLGYLLHKHPDRAQKFGLPVGTAHVFYPRADATTCTAALLLEVDPIALVRGRGSRPAEGFSLAQYVNDRPYAASSMLAVALGKVFKTAISGRCDVRPDLPGAPLDLSLHVPALPCRGGTDVARRLFEPLGWSVSVTPVPLDPEFGWGDSPYVDLRLSGRKLVSDALSQLYVMLPVLDDAKHYWVTADEVDKLVRAGEGWLTEHPERALITERYLRHQRRLVDDASERFAGLEDEVSPDLVAEENELEDASVGSVSPDGSVVAPVLAGPEAPLWVQRVNALVESLEAAGAQSVADLGCGEGKLLRALLENPRYQRLLGVDVSHRALQTAVRRLRLEQQSDRVRERITLRQSSLVYADASLSGYDAAVLSEVIEHVDPSRLPVLAANVFGTARPGVVLVTTPNVEHNAHFGLEHGETRHTDHRFEWDREQFQAWAADVAVRYGYSVRFKGVGTEHPEAGPPTQLAVFTLEVSR, from the coding sequence GTGTTCCTGACGATCACCTCGACCAGCGAGCGGACCGAGGCTCCGGCCACCGACCTGGGCTACCTGCTGCACAAGCATCCCGACCGGGCGCAGAAGTTCGGGCTGCCCGTCGGCACGGCGCACGTGTTCTACCCGCGCGCCGACGCGACCACCTGCACGGCTGCCCTGTTGCTGGAGGTCGACCCGATCGCGCTGGTGCGGGGCCGTGGCTCCCGGCCGGCCGAGGGTTTCTCGCTGGCGCAGTACGTGAACGACCGGCCCTACGCCGCCTCGTCGATGCTCGCCGTGGCGCTGGGCAAGGTGTTCAAGACGGCGATCAGTGGTCGCTGCGACGTGCGGCCCGACCTGCCCGGGGCGCCGCTCGACCTGTCGCTGCACGTACCGGCACTGCCCTGCCGGGGTGGCACCGACGTGGCGCGCCGACTCTTCGAGCCCCTGGGCTGGTCGGTCTCGGTGACGCCGGTGCCGCTGGACCCGGAGTTCGGCTGGGGCGACTCGCCCTACGTCGACCTGCGTCTGAGTGGCCGCAAGCTGGTGTCCGACGCACTGAGTCAGCTCTACGTGATGCTGCCCGTGCTCGACGACGCCAAGCACTACTGGGTCACCGCCGACGAGGTCGACAAACTGGTGCGGGCCGGGGAGGGCTGGCTCACCGAGCACCCCGAGCGCGCGCTGATCACCGAGCGGTACCTGCGTCACCAGCGGCGCCTGGTCGACGACGCGTCCGAGCGGTTCGCCGGTCTCGAGGACGAGGTGTCGCCCGATCTGGTGGCCGAGGAGAACGAGCTTGAGGACGCGTCGGTCGGGTCGGTCTCTCCCGACGGGTCCGTGGTCGCGCCGGTTCTCGCGGGGCCGGAGGCTCCGCTGTGGGTGCAGCGGGTGAACGCCCTGGTCGAGTCGCTCGAGGCGGCGGGTGCGCAGAGCGTGGCCGACCTCGGCTGCGGGGAGGGCAAGCTGCTCCGGGCGCTGCTCGAGAACCCGCGCTATCAGAGACTTCTGGGCGTGGACGTGTCGCACCGGGCGCTGCAGACCGCGGTGCGCCGGTTGCGGCTGGAACAGCAGTCCGACCGGGTGCGTGAGCGCATCACGCTGCGGCAGTCGTCGCTGGTCTACGCCGACGCCTCGCTGAGCGGTTACGACGCGGCGGTGCTGTCCGAGGTGATCGAGCACGTCGACCCCTCGCGGCTGCCGGTGCTGGCGGCGAACGTCTTCGGCACCGCACGGCCGGGGGTGGTGCTGGTGACCACGCCGAACGTGGAGCACAACGCGCACTTCGGGTTGGAGCACGGCGAGACCCGGCACACCGACCACCGTTTCGAGTGGGACCGGGAGCAGTTCCAGGCCTGGGCCGCCGATGTGGCGGTGCGCTACGGGTACTCCGTGCGGTTCAAGGGCGTCGGCACCGAGCATCCGGAGGCCGGCCCCCCGACGCAACTGGCCGTCTTCACCCTGGAGGTGTCCCGATGA
- a CDS encoding TerC/Alx family metal homeostasis membrane protein, whose amino-acid sequence MHVSILWWAGTLGLIALLLTVDLILSGHSHRQTARSSARWVAFYVVAALLFAVAVGAGFGSGPAGQFLAGWLTEYSLSIDNLFVFLVLMNRFGVPQQLQLRVLTFGVVIALVLRGVLIAVGAVAIARFSWVFYLFGALLIHTAWTMIRPSPAPAEDDEEVPATASALSRLIPSTRVWHGTRLFVRENGHRRATPLLLTMLTIGVTDVLFALDSIPAIFGLTTEAFLVVSANAFALIGLRQLFFVVRGLLDRLEHLNKGLSLVLAFIGVKLILEAMHETGFGWAPEIPTWVSLAVVVGLIGGTAAVSLVLERRRARTHGHDGEREPADVH is encoded by the coding sequence ATGCACGTCAGCATCCTGTGGTGGGCCGGCACTCTCGGCCTGATCGCTCTTCTCCTGACGGTGGACCTGATCCTCAGCGGGCACAGTCACCGGCAGACGGCGCGCAGCAGCGCCCGCTGGGTGGCTTTCTACGTGGTGGCGGCCCTGCTCTTCGCGGTGGCGGTCGGGGCCGGGTTCGGGTCCGGGCCGGCCGGGCAGTTCCTGGCCGGCTGGCTCACCGAGTACAGCCTCAGCATCGACAACCTGTTCGTGTTCCTCGTGCTGATGAACCGTTTCGGCGTCCCGCAGCAGCTGCAGCTGCGGGTGCTGACCTTCGGCGTGGTCATCGCCCTGGTGCTGCGCGGCGTCCTGATCGCGGTCGGCGCGGTGGCGATCGCCCGCTTCTCCTGGGTCTTCTACCTGTTCGGCGCGCTGCTCATCCACACCGCCTGGACGATGATCCGGCCCTCGCCCGCGCCGGCGGAGGACGACGAGGAGGTGCCCGCCACCGCGAGCGCCCTGAGCCGGCTGATCCCGAGCACCCGGGTCTGGCACGGAACCCGCCTGTTCGTGCGCGAGAACGGTCACCGGCGGGCCACTCCCCTGCTGCTGACGATGCTGACGATCGGCGTCACCGACGTGCTGTTCGCCCTCGACTCGATCCCGGCGATCTTCGGGCTCACCACCGAGGCGTTCCTGGTGGTCAGTGCCAACGCGTTCGCGCTGATCGGGCTGCGCCAGCTGTTCTTCGTGGTGCGGGGCCTGCTCGACCGGCTGGAGCACCTGAACAAGGGGCTCTCGCTGGTGCTGGCCTTCATCGGGGTGAAGCTGATTCTCGAGGCGATGCACGAGACCGGGTTCGGCTGGGCCCCGGAGATCCCGACCTGGGTGAGCCTGGCCGTGGTGGTGGGGCTGATCGGGGGAACGGCGGCGGTGAGCCTGGTGCTGGAACGGCGCCGTGCCCGCACCCACGGTCACGACGGCGAGCGGGAACCCGCTGACGTGCACTAG
- a CDS encoding RrF2 family transcriptional regulator — translation MRISAKTDYAVRAALELAAAPEGAWIKTETVAERQSIPLPFLLNILAELRTAGLVQSRRGAEGGYRLAQPAAEIKIADVIRVIDGPLANIAGERPEDVAYSGAAVALRDVWVALRAKMRVVLETATLADVSNGTLPEVVSSLLTDDDVWRARI, via the coding sequence GTGCGCATCTCCGCGAAGACCGACTACGCAGTCCGGGCGGCCCTCGAGCTCGCCGCCGCCCCGGAGGGCGCGTGGATCAAGACCGAGACGGTGGCCGAACGGCAGAGCATCCCGCTGCCCTTCCTGCTGAACATCCTGGCCGAGCTGCGCACGGCCGGTCTGGTGCAGAGCCGTCGTGGGGCCGAGGGCGGCTACCGGCTGGCCCAGCCCGCCGCGGAGATCAAGATCGCCGACGTGATCCGGGTGATCGACGGGCCGCTGGCCAACATCGCCGGGGAGCGCCCGGAGGACGTGGCCTACTCGGGAGCGGCCGTGGCGCTGCGAGATGTCTGGGTGGCACTGCGTGCCAAGATGCGCGTCGTGCTCGAGACGGCGACGCTCGCCGACGTCAGCAACGGCACGCTGCCCGAGGTGGTCAGCTCGCTGCTCACCGACGACGACGTGTGGCGTGCGCGTATCTAG
- the hisN gene encoding histidinol-phosphatase, with amino-acid sequence MYRPAVGYEDDLRLAHVLADQVDSVTYARFLAADLQVETKPDLTPVSDADRAAEELIRGQLKRTRPRDSVLGEEFGVTGHGSRQWIIDPIDGTKNFVRGVPVWATLIALVDNGNPVVGLVSAPALQRRWWASRGTGAWTGRSLTKARRIQVSGVARLEDASLSYASLGGWDERGLGENFRELMSTVWRTRAYGDFWSYMLLAEGAVDLACEPELALYDMAALVPIVVEAGGTFTSLEGKDGPFGGNAVATNGLLHADTLELLNKD; translated from the coding sequence CTGTACCGTCCAGCTGTGGGCTACGAAGACGATCTCCGCCTTGCACACGTGCTCGCGGACCAGGTGGACTCGGTGACGTACGCCCGTTTCCTGGCGGCGGACCTCCAGGTCGAGACCAAACCCGACCTGACCCCGGTGAGCGACGCCGACCGGGCGGCCGAGGAACTGATCCGGGGCCAGCTCAAGCGCACCCGGCCCCGCGACTCGGTGCTGGGCGAGGAGTTCGGTGTCACCGGGCACGGCAGCCGTCAGTGGATCATCGACCCGATCGACGGCACCAAGAACTTCGTGCGCGGGGTGCCGGTCTGGGCCACCCTGATCGCGCTGGTCGACAACGGCAACCCGGTGGTCGGGCTGGTCTCGGCCCCCGCGCTGCAGCGCCGCTGGTGGGCGAGCCGGGGCACCGGCGCCTGGACCGGGCGGAGCCTGACCAAGGCCCGGCGCATCCAGGTCTCGGGCGTCGCCCGGCTCGAAGACGCCTCGCTCAGCTACGCCTCGCTCGGCGGCTGGGACGAGCGCGGCCTGGGCGAGAACTTCCGCGAGCTGATGAGCACCGTGTGGCGCACCCGGGCCTACGGCGACTTCTGGTCGTACATGCTGCTCGCCGAGGGTGCCGTCGACCTGGCCTGCGAACCCGAGCTGGCGTTGTACGACATGGCCGCGCTGGTTCCGATCGTGGTCGAGGCCGGCGGCACGTTCACCTCGCTCGAGGGCAAGGACGGCCCGTTCGGCGGCAACGCCGTGGCCACCAACGGCCTTCTCCACGCCGACACCCTCGAGCTGCTGAACAAAGACTGA
- a CDS encoding TetR family transcriptional regulator has translation MSRVPLVPGEQSAPGSHPDTGRRIAAAAFELFEARGYDGTTVDAIAERAGIARRTFFRYFRSKDDVIFPDHDSLLAMVNQHLIAQTALDPIEAICGAVKLVLLSYLDDPKVSVQRYRLSRSVPALRDRELASVQRYERTFSRYVRGRLAGTLPEAQAVLRADVVAAAVVAAHNAVLREWLRAGGGYDPIGDLDTASGWVMQTFGAAPTVPGTPPVTSPVAPPVKGPNDDVVVAVFRAGQPLDDVVARISRSLSS, from the coding sequence ATGTCACGGGTCCCGCTCGTCCCCGGAGAGCAGTCCGCCCCGGGAAGCCACCCCGACACCGGGCGGCGTATCGCAGCCGCGGCTTTCGAATTGTTCGAGGCCCGGGGCTACGACGGCACCACGGTCGACGCGATCGCCGAGAGAGCGGGCATCGCCCGGCGCACGTTCTTCCGCTACTTCCGTTCCAAGGACGACGTGATCTTCCCCGATCACGACTCCCTGCTCGCCATGGTGAACCAGCACCTCATCGCCCAGACCGCCCTCGACCCGATCGAGGCCATCTGCGGCGCGGTGAAACTCGTGCTGCTGAGCTACCTCGACGACCCGAAGGTCTCGGTGCAGCGCTACCGGCTCTCGCGCAGCGTGCCGGCCCTGCGCGACCGCGAGCTGGCCAGCGTGCAGCGCTACGAGCGCACCTTCAGCCGCTACGTGCGCGGGCGGCTGGCGGGAACGCTGCCCGAGGCCCAGGCCGTGCTGCGCGCCGATGTCGTGGCGGCCGCGGTGGTCGCCGCGCACAATGCCGTGCTGCGCGAATGGCTGCGCGCCGGAGGCGGTTACGACCCGATCGGAGATCTCGACACGGCGTCCGGGTGGGTGATGCAGACGTTCGGCGCCGCCCCCACGGTGCCCGGCACCCCGCCCGTCACCTCACCCGTCGCTCCGCCGGTGAAGGGCCCGAACGACGACGTGGTGGTGGCGGTGTTCCGCGCCGGCCAGCCGCTCGACGACGTGGTCGCGCGGATCTCCCGCTCGCTGAGCAGCTAG